One stretch of Tenacibaculum sp. MAR_2010_89 DNA includes these proteins:
- a CDS encoding LytTR family DNA-binding domain-containing protein, whose product MIRAVIVDDEPKAIQGLTWELSNFNNDLEIIKTFTEADKAIEYINSNVLDCLFLDIEMPTMDGFQLLEKLERKDFAVVITTAYNEYAIKALKNQAIDYLLKPVDSDDLEETLSRIKNYYSKTSSTSKFDKILSSFNEKFNRRKITINTDGKLVFLEESEILFVESDGNYCSIHTINNKKIVITKKLKEVNILLPDDHFFRIHNSFIINLNKIKEFLKSDGYVILENNHKIPVSRQKKSDFLDKF is encoded by the coding sequence ATGATAAGAGCAGTTATTGTAGATGATGAGCCTAAGGCAATTCAAGGTCTTACCTGGGAATTGTCTAATTTTAATAATGACTTAGAAATTATTAAAACTTTTACTGAGGCTGATAAAGCAATTGAATATATCAATTCAAATGTTCTTGATTGTTTATTTTTAGATATTGAAATGCCAACTATGGATGGTTTTCAATTGTTAGAAAAACTAGAGAGAAAAGATTTTGCGGTTGTAATAACAACTGCTTATAATGAGTATGCTATAAAAGCATTAAAAAACCAAGCAATTGATTACTTGTTAAAGCCTGTTGATTCTGATGACTTGGAAGAAACATTAAGTCGAATAAAAAATTACTATTCTAAAACTAGTAGTACAAGTAAGTTTGATAAAATATTATCAAGTTTTAATGAGAAGTTTAATAGACGTAAAATTACAATTAATACCGATGGAAAGCTTGTTTTTTTAGAGGAATCAGAAATTTTGTTTGTTGAATCTGATGGAAACTATTGTTCAATACATACAATAAATAATAAAAAAATAGTAATAACTAAAAAATTAAAAGAAGTTAATATCTTGTTGCCTGACGATCATTTTTTTAGAATTCATAATTCTTTTATTATCAACCTTAATAAGATAAAAGAGTTTTTAAAATCAGATGGCTATGTTATTTTAGAAAACAATCATAAAATACCTGTTTCAAGGCAGAAAAAATCAGATTTTTTAGACAAATTTTAA
- a CDS encoding arsenate reductase family protein — MKKVYFLQTCDTCRRILKEVNLDGFEKQEIKSTPITIKQLEEMYSLSGSFEALFNKRAKLYREMDLKNQTLTETDYKQYILDEYTFLKRPVFIVNNEIYIGNSKKVIESLKKAIQ; from the coding sequence ATGAAGAAAGTTTATTTTTTACAAACCTGTGATACTTGTCGAAGAATTTTAAAAGAAGTAAACTTAGATGGTTTTGAAAAACAAGAAATTAAATCAACTCCAATTACTATAAAACAACTAGAAGAAATGTATAGTTTAAGCGGAAGTTTTGAAGCGTTATTTAATAAAAGAGCAAAACTGTATAGAGAAATGGATTTAAAAAATCAAACATTAACAGAAACTGATTACAAACAATATATTTTAGATGAATACACTTTCTTAAAACGCCCTGTTTTCATCGTAAACAATGAAATTTATATAGGAAATAGTAAAAAGGTTATTGAAAGTTTAAAAAAGGCAATTCAATAA
- a CDS encoding cystathionine gamma-synthase, with amino-acid sequence MKFNTKAIHGGQQHEEATGSVMTPIFQTSTYAQSSPGVHKGYEYSRAANPTRTALENAFASIENGTHGFAFSSGLSAIDCVLRLLKPGDEIITGDDLYGGTYRMFTRLFQKYDLKFKFVDVGEVTNVVDEVSDATKLIWLETPTNPLMKIVDVVGVTNAVKNKNPDILVAVDNTFATPYLQRPLDLGVDIVMHSATKYLGGHSDLVMGALMVKDEKLAKELHFIQFAAGAIAGPMDSFLALRGIKTLHLRMQRHCENGMAVAKFLKEHNKVSKVYYPGLESHPNHEIAKNQMDDFGGMVSFRLKDESKKATFKFLESTKLFTLAESLGGVESLVNHPTTMTHASIPEEERLKIGITESLIRLSVGVEDIDDLLDDLSQALKQ; translated from the coding sequence ATGAAATTTAATACTAAAGCTATACATGGTGGTCAACAGCATGAAGAAGCAACAGGGTCGGTAATGACCCCGATTTTTCAAACTTCTACATATGCTCAATCTAGTCCTGGTGTGCATAAAGGTTACGAGTATTCACGTGCAGCTAATCCTACAAGAACTGCTTTAGAAAATGCATTTGCATCTATAGAGAATGGAACTCATGGGTTTGCCTTTTCTTCAGGGTTGTCTGCTATTGATTGTGTACTACGTTTATTAAAACCAGGTGATGAGATTATTACAGGAGATGATTTGTATGGTGGAACGTATCGAATGTTTACCAGACTGTTTCAAAAATATGATTTAAAGTTTAAATTTGTTGATGTAGGTGAAGTTACTAATGTAGTTGATGAGGTTTCTGATGCAACAAAGTTAATTTGGTTAGAAACGCCTACCAATCCATTAATGAAAATAGTTGATGTTGTAGGAGTAACTAATGCTGTAAAAAATAAAAACCCTGATATTTTAGTTGCTGTTGATAATACATTTGCAACCCCTTATTTACAACGTCCATTAGATTTAGGAGTAGATATTGTTATGCATTCAGCTACTAAATATCTAGGAGGTCATTCAGATTTAGTAATGGGAGCTCTAATGGTAAAAGATGAAAAGTTAGCTAAAGAGTTACACTTTATACAATTCGCAGCTGGGGCGATAGCTGGCCCTATGGATTCCTTTTTAGCATTACGAGGCATAAAAACATTACATTTACGTATGCAACGCCATTGCGAAAATGGAATGGCTGTAGCTAAATTTTTGAAAGAGCATAACAAAGTAAGTAAGGTATATTACCCAGGTTTAGAAAGTCATCCTAATCATGAAATTGCTAAGAATCAAATGGATGATTTTGGCGGGATGGTTTCTTTTCGTTTGAAGGATGAAAGTAAAAAAGCAACGTTTAAATTTTTAGAGAGCACTAAGTTATTTACGTTAGCAGAATCTTTAGGAGGAGTAGAGAGTTTAGTGAATCATCCAACTACAATGACTCATGCTTCAATTCCAGAAGAAGAAAGATTAAAAATAGGAATTACTGAGTCTTTAATTAGATTAAGTGTTGGTGTTGAAGATATAGATGATCTATTAGATGATTTGTCACAAGCTTTAAAGCAGTAA
- a CDS encoding tetratricopeptide repeat protein, with protein sequence MKLFPLYIFFFCINFSGYSQDQPVESETMIKAFFKEDFNDYFQVQHYFNKTQFGKGEIDFLLEKSKGSKNILGKIYSYTLLGRYYRNKTTYEKAIENYLNALNLSREFKKVNAEIVVLNQIGVVYRRQDKIRSALNYHQFALELVNKIPNPTKDIKISKSVCENSIGNIYLKLKQYKLALEKFEKAIVTQQELQDKRGLAINHQNIGFAYQNLEKLDSALVNYNKSLQYNLENKSRIGKVICHNSISNVLILKGEYKKALKYIEEVKVLSEQIGNKFYISRIYNTLGYCQIKLGKLDEGKNNVNKSLSISLKHGIPTNTNKSYEYLSEIYRLKRDFEKAYVFYKKSIVGTHKTFNDRNILYVNNLINKYDNEVKNNKIKSLAKENEITKLKLTRNRNILIIALVSIALFGVLLYAIYGQRLLSNDKKILVLEQEALQNQMNPHFVFNALNSIKLYIINNEQKNAVYYLNKFSKLIRSILESSKTKEVPLSDELKTMNLYMSIENIRFSNEIVYHENIDEGINLDKVKVPPLILQPFLENAIWHGLSSKKGIKKVSLSVLKVSNDFIQIDISDNGIGREEALRIKKNKSLKRKSIGIELTKQRLQNFTDEFKNCYSLVYTDLTDKNNSPAGTKVSLKIPLS encoded by the coding sequence ATGAAACTCTTTCCCTTATATATTTTCTTTTTTTGTATAAACTTCAGTGGATATTCTCAAGATCAACCTGTTGAGAGTGAAACTATGATTAAAGCTTTTTTTAAAGAAGACTTTAACGACTATTTTCAAGTACAGCATTATTTTAATAAGACGCAGTTTGGAAAAGGTGAAATAGATTTCCTATTAGAAAAAAGTAAGGGGAGTAAAAATATTCTAGGAAAAATTTATTCTTATACCTTATTAGGTAGGTATTATAGAAATAAAACAACCTATGAAAAAGCAATTGAAAATTATTTAAATGCGCTTAATTTATCAAGAGAGTTTAAAAAGGTAAATGCAGAAATTGTTGTATTAAATCAAATAGGGGTTGTTTATCGAAGACAAGATAAAATAAGAAGTGCTTTAAACTATCATCAATTTGCTCTTGAGTTAGTAAATAAAATACCCAATCCTACCAAAGACATAAAAATAAGTAAAAGTGTATGTGAAAATAGTATTGGTAATATATATTTAAAACTGAAGCAATATAAATTAGCGCTAGAAAAATTTGAAAAAGCAATTGTAACCCAACAAGAGTTACAAGATAAAAGAGGACTAGCAATTAATCACCAAAATATTGGATTTGCATACCAAAATTTAGAAAAATTAGACAGTGCATTGGTTAATTATAATAAGTCGTTACAATACAATTTAGAAAATAAATCTAGAATAGGTAAGGTTATATGTCATAATAGTATTAGTAATGTTTTAATTTTAAAAGGTGAATATAAAAAGGCTTTAAAATATATTGAAGAAGTAAAAGTTTTATCTGAACAAATAGGAAACAAATTTTACATATCTAGAATTTACAACACTCTTGGTTATTGTCAAATAAAATTAGGGAAACTTGATGAAGGTAAAAATAATGTAAACAAGTCTTTAAGTATTTCGTTAAAGCATGGTATTCCTACTAATACAAATAAATCATATGAATATTTATCAGAAATTTATAGGTTAAAGAGAGATTTTGAGAAAGCGTATGTTTTTTATAAAAAATCTATTGTAGGAACTCATAAAACATTTAATGATAGGAATATTCTTTATGTGAATAACTTGATTAATAAGTATGATAATGAAGTAAAAAATAATAAAATAAAAAGTTTAGCGAAAGAAAATGAGATTACTAAATTAAAGCTTACTCGAAATAGAAATATTTTAATAATAGCTTTAGTTTCAATTGCTTTATTTGGTGTTTTACTGTATGCTATCTATGGCCAACGTTTGTTAAGTAATGATAAAAAAATACTGGTGCTAGAGCAAGAAGCACTACAAAATCAAATGAATCCTCATTTTGTGTTCAATGCGCTTAATTCGATAAAACTTTATATTATAAATAATGAACAGAAAAATGCAGTTTATTACCTGAATAAATTCTCAAAACTAATTAGAAGTATTTTAGAATCATCAAAAACAAAAGAAGTTCCTCTAAGTGATGAGTTAAAAACAATGAACCTATATATGAGTATTGAAAATATTAGGTTTTCAAATGAAATTGTTTATCATGAAAATATTGATGAAGGAATAAATTTAGACAAAGTAAAAGTACCTCCTTTAATTTTACAACCGTTTTTAGAAAACGCAATATGGCATGGTTTGTCTTCAAAAAAAGGAATAAAAAAAGTAAGCTTATCTGTACTTAAAGTATCCAATGATTTTATACAAATTGATATATCAGATAATGGGATAGGGAGAGAGGAAGCTTTAAGAATAAAAAAGAACAAATCACTTAAAAGAAAGTCAATAGGTATTGAGTTAACAAAACAACGGTTGCAAAACTTTACAGATGAGTTTAAGAATTGTTATTCATTAGTTTATACTGATTTAACTGATAAAAATAATTCTCCAGCTGGGACAAAAGTATCATTGAAAATACCACTTAGTTAA
- a CDS encoding DUF4252 domain-containing protein, with product MKQFLTAFFCLFLVSINAQEAKFKSFYKANKDKTAFSINLSSSFAGSFFDDEDDDEIKNLIKKSSDFKLMIFDKNRSDVAKDFKRFSRRNKLKTLIRAKDKGGKAEILFIERNNLVREIIIKASADDDKLVLLGVKTKLTKEELASIISSSNNKDVASK from the coding sequence ATGAAACAATTTTTAACTGCATTTTTTTGCTTATTTTTAGTTAGCATTAATGCACAAGAAGCAAAATTTAAAAGCTTTTATAAGGCAAATAAAGACAAAACAGCTTTCTCAATAAATTTATCAAGTTCTTTTGCTGGTTCATTTTTTGATGATGAAGATGATGACGAAATTAAAAATCTAATTAAAAAGTCAAGTGATTTTAAACTTATGATTTTTGATAAGAATAGAAGCGATGTAGCTAAAGATTTTAAAAGGTTTTCTAGAAGGAATAAATTGAAAACTTTGATAAGAGCTAAGGATAAAGGAGGGAAAGCAGAAATTCTTTTTATCGAAAGAAACAATTTAGTAAGAGAAATCATTATAAAAGCAAGTGCTGATGATGATAAACTTGTTTTGTTGGGGGTTAAAACCAAATTAACAAAAGAAGAGTTAGCTTCAATTATTAGTTCATCAAATAATAAAGATGTTGCTTCCAAATAA
- a CDS encoding DUF2723 domain-containing protein has product MNDFNYKKWNTILGWASFAVALITYTLTLEPTVSSWDCGEYISTAVKLEVGHPPGAPLFQMLGAFFAMFSNDPSQWAKMVNFMSGLASAFTILFMFWTITNLAKKMVIKNGNFNKNEAIAVLGSGLVGALAYTFSDSFWFSAVEGEVYAMSSFLMALLFWLGLKWEEAIHLPRGNKWLVIISFVVGLSFGVHILSLLVIPSIVMLYFFKTYKNITIKTTAIATVISILVLAFVFKFLFPFTLKFFSVSELFFINQIGLPYNSGTIIAGVILIGLFYFGLNYTRKKNLITGNTLILSVLFIMIGFSSWLMLPIRANADTVINENNPSSARELLAYYNREQYGDANVFYDKYYSITYNREQDASQPFKDDKPKYEKRNGKYEIVNKYKNVIPNYSDKHKGFIPRMVDPGSEKHYKRIAGIPARSKRRPTFLENIKFMVDYQFGYMYGRYFMWNFVGRQNDIQGHLDFENGNWLSGINFIDEMRLGSQQNLPEVIKNNKGRNTYFFLPLILGFIGLLYQINKDKKNLYALTLFFVFTGFAIIFYTNPKPFEPRERDYAVVGSFYVFAIWIGFGVLALYDYFKKYANKQTVAIAVSVVSLLAVPVLMGAQNWDDHDRGDRFVAQLNAQTYLESCDPNAIIFTIGDNDTFPLWYMQQVEGIRPDIKIVNTSLFQTDWYIDQMKKKTYDADPIPSTLTHDQYKYGTLDLAYHIPHPRFKDSIMSIKNFMRWIESDNKVTYYIDEENNVKEKFYPTNRIRIPVNKENVLKTGLVAQKDATKIVDYIDITIDRQGIAKNRILMLDILNNFDWKRPIYFTGGANADEEYIWLKDYLQLDGMSYKLVPIKTSNKGKSMFDMGRIDPEKMYANVKKWDWKTINNGKIYLDEQSKRNAISLRNNLMRLSEEFLKLNDSVNAKDVLDLSLYKMPIKDFGHYSISLGYPELYYKIGDKDKARETAETLIDIFQQNLIYYTTFKGADEKLVFENIDTNLYMYQNIVRQITQYDLDKDFTDKIFKAYIDHAKLFKHLMGDEQDSLPEELDSIKP; this is encoded by the coding sequence ATGAACGATTTTAACTACAAAAAATGGAATACTATTTTAGGATGGGCTTCATTTGCCGTGGCGTTAATAACCTATACCCTAACTCTTGAACCTACAGTAAGCTCTTGGGATTGTGGTGAATACATTTCAACAGCCGTAAAATTAGAAGTTGGTCATCCACCTGGTGCACCATTATTTCAAATGCTAGGGGCATTTTTTGCTATGTTCAGTAATGACCCAAGTCAATGGGCAAAAATGGTTAACTTCATGTCTGGTTTAGCTAGTGCTTTCACCATATTATTCATGTTTTGGACAATTACCAATTTGGCAAAGAAAATGGTAATTAAAAACGGTAATTTTAACAAAAACGAAGCGATTGCTGTTTTAGGTAGTGGATTAGTAGGTGCTTTAGCCTATACTTTCTCTGATAGTTTTTGGTTTAGTGCTGTAGAAGGAGAAGTTTACGCAATGTCATCTTTTTTAATGGCTTTATTATTCTGGTTAGGTTTAAAATGGGAAGAAGCAATCCACTTACCTAGGGGTAATAAATGGTTAGTTATCATAAGTTTTGTGGTTGGGTTATCATTTGGAGTTCATATTTTATCTTTATTGGTTATCCCTTCTATTGTAATGTTATACTTCTTTAAAACTTATAAAAACATTACTATAAAAACGACTGCAATTGCTACTGTAATTTCAATATTGGTTTTAGCTTTTGTTTTTAAATTTTTATTCCCTTTCACATTAAAATTCTTTAGTGTTTCTGAGCTGTTTTTTATAAACCAAATAGGATTACCTTATAATTCTGGAACTATCATTGCTGGTGTTATTTTAATAGGATTGTTTTATTTCGGATTAAACTATACTCGTAAAAAGAATTTAATTACAGGTAATACATTAATACTATCTGTTCTATTTATAATGATTGGTTTTTCATCATGGCTAATGTTACCTATACGTGCTAATGCTGATACTGTTATTAATGAAAACAACCCATCAAGTGCTCGTGAACTTTTAGCTTATTACAATCGTGAACAATATGGTGATGCTAATGTTTTTTATGATAAATATTATTCTATAACTTATAACAGAGAACAAGACGCTAGTCAGCCTTTTAAAGATGACAAACCAAAATATGAGAAAAGAAATGGTAAATATGAAATTGTAAATAAATACAAAAACGTAATACCTAACTATTCTGATAAACATAAAGGTTTTATCCCTAGAATGGTTGACCCAGGTTCTGAAAAACATTATAAAAGAATTGCTGGTATTCCAGCTCGTAGTAAAAGAAGACCAACATTCCTTGAAAATATAAAATTCATGGTAGATTACCAGTTTGGTTATATGTATGGGCGTTATTTTATGTGGAATTTTGTTGGACGTCAAAACGATATTCAAGGTCATTTAGATTTTGAAAATGGTAACTGGCTAAGTGGTATTAATTTTATTGATGAAATGCGACTTGGATCTCAACAAAATCTCCCTGAAGTAATTAAAAATAATAAAGGTAGGAACACTTACTTTTTTCTACCTCTTATATTAGGTTTTATAGGGTTACTTTATCAAATAAACAAAGACAAGAAAAACTTATATGCCTTAACTTTATTTTTTGTTTTTACTGGTTTTGCAATTATATTTTACACAAACCCTAAACCTTTTGAACCTCGTGAACGTGATTACGCGGTAGTAGGTTCTTTTTACGTATTTGCTATCTGGATTGGTTTCGGTGTACTTGCATTATATGATTACTTTAAAAAGTATGCAAACAAACAAACTGTAGCAATTGCTGTTTCTGTAGTTTCATTATTAGCAGTTCCTGTATTAATGGGTGCTCAAAACTGGGATGATCATGATAGAGGAGATCGTTTTGTAGCACAACTAAATGCACAGACATATTTAGAAAGTTGTGATCCAAATGCAATTATTTTTACTATTGGTGATAATGATACATTCCCTTTATGGTACATGCAACAAGTAGAAGGTATTCGTCCAGATATAAAGATTGTTAATACTAGTCTTTTTCAAACAGATTGGTACATTGACCAAATGAAAAAGAAAACATACGATGCTGATCCTATTCCTTCAACATTAACACATGATCAATACAAATATGGAACTTTAGATTTAGCGTACCATATTCCGCATCCTAGATTTAAAGACTCTATTATGTCTATAAAAAACTTTATGCGTTGGATTGAAAGTGACAATAAAGTTACTTATTATATTGATGAAGAAAATAATGTAAAAGAAAAGTTTTACCCAACTAATAGAATTCGTATTCCAGTAAATAAAGAAAATGTATTAAAAACTGGTTTAGTTGCACAAAAAGACGCTACTAAAATAGTAGACTACATTGATATTACTATTGACAGACAAGGCATTGCTAAGAACCGAATTTTAATGCTTGACATCTTGAATAACTTTGATTGGAAACGTCCAATTTATTTCACTGGAGGTGCAAATGCTGATGAAGAATATATTTGGTTGAAAGATTATTTACAATTAGATGGTATGTCTTATAAGCTAGTACCTATAAAGACTTCTAACAAAGGAAAATCTATGTTTGATATGGGAAGAATTGATCCTGAAAAGATGTATGCTAATGTAAAAAAATGGGACTGGAAAACTATTAATAATGGAAAAATATACTTAGACGAACAAAGTAAGCGAAATGCTATATCATTACGTAATAACTTAATGCGTTTATCAGAAGAATTTTTAAAATTAAACGATTCAGTTAATGCCAAGGATGTTTTAGATTTATCTCTGTACAAAATGCCTATTAAAGATTTTGGCCATTATAGTATTTCTCTTGGATATCCTGAATTATATTACAAAATAGGTGATAAAGATAAAGCACGTGAAACTGCTGAAACATTAATAGATATTTTTCAACAAAATCTTATTTATTACACTACCTTTAAAGGTGCTGATGAAAAATTAGTTTTTGAAAATATTGATACTAATTTATATATGTACCAGAATATAGTGCGACAAATTACTCAATACGATTTAGATAAAGATTTTACTGACAAGATTTTTAAAGCCTATATCGATCATGCTAAATTGTTTAAGCATTTAATGGGTGATGAACAAGATTCTTTACCTGAAGAATTAGACTCTATTAAACCTTAG
- a CDS encoding DinB family protein has protein sequence MDTQFEVLKKSRELVFNLIDGLTIEQLHKIPEGFNNNIAWNVAHLVVTQQLLHYKLSGLQCLVSDELIDNYRKGTKPSETFTEEELEEVKELLLGLPDTLKEDFEAGIFTDYTSYKTSTGFVLDSFKTALAFNNMHEGMHLGVIMAMRKLV, from the coding sequence ATGGATACACAATTTGAAGTTCTAAAAAAATCTAGAGAGTTAGTGTTTAATCTTATAGATGGACTAACTATTGAGCAGTTACATAAGATTCCAGAAGGGTTTAATAATAATATAGCTTGGAATGTTGCTCATTTGGTAGTAACTCAACAATTGTTACATTATAAATTATCTGGATTACAGTGTTTAGTGTCAGATGAATTGATAGATAATTATAGAAAAGGAACTAAGCCATCAGAAACTTTTACTGAAGAAGAGTTAGAAGAGGTGAAAGAATTGTTGTTGGGATTACCTGATACTTTAAAAGAAGATTTTGAAGCTGGTATTTTTACAGATTATACGTCTTATAAAACAAGTACAGGTTTTGTTTTAGATTCTTTTAAAACTGCTCTAGCTTTTAATAATATGCATGAAGGAATGCATTTAGGAGTAATTATGGCAATGAGAAAGTTAGTGTAA
- a CDS encoding DUF4114 domain-containing protein yields the protein MKKLLLFIVFIGQVTIAQNYNYLGTYSSNGKPDYLENPGDNVSVETLEMISNSLPESYPVPDYNPQYITAGYDTSIELNAQADVFVTFVSEGAGYRNVLGFYTYDINNPPTTKPSDEDITIIFPNVSALGSGGGLQTGDKVKIGSFPANTGIGWVLMANAWSSTYQTVGYGHWTLFSEPSFNPESSPSLQYHNVLLSDSDNERIILGFEDIRRDYSSCDQDFNDAIFYVTASPFSALKTTNVADVSSANNVTSSYDGGLESNGKLAQLIAKRNLDRSKNKTFKNIKEFQKPFNKLKLLKKGSKTLVDYLPTTGMYGNETSNVSSPTDLIGITNAKEVFSVDYYNGSERVSAVLATRTEGKVYDHSKAICDRLNNSEIEDVRTVITREHKIVSSKIKRANGVIEYTLSFSVKTGDGDNELHSYWNIDKYPEGDYMNFQVWGSTYSQVFSVANYILDSFIEDKTLTSNPEETTIPTVFVKSGSYSNGKITIDIINKSKSKEIVFDGNIYPTETSNSFNMNTAIELSGEWNETLTIETGVLFDIGFSLSVPGNDQIDALYLADGPWGLDYLKEYASVTRFEVTNNDVTDVEGIYEVNREIEVEGKVKGNMNIFRHLLAGDQTLDVAEYDYLSFTVNTNKDIEIVLMPEGLEDWSSRLRYKIKGNSKETKYEINFNDFVDQNGVKGDVKDVKTIVFSVIGDYINEVEYSVGIKDVVFRSGVALGVQDFADTASNDKLLNYPNPFKNTTMIRLNRESSFANIKVFDLLGRVVYSEKVQTSFSNRKQVVFNEPGFTSGIYKYMVIDDEENKYNGTFIVAK from the coding sequence ATGAAAAAGTTATTACTTTTTATCGTATTTATAGGGCAAGTTACAATAGCTCAGAATTATAATTATCTAGGAACATATTCTTCTAATGGAAAACCAGATTATTTGGAAAACCCAGGAGATAATGTTTCGGTAGAGACTTTAGAAATGATAAGTAATTCTTTGCCAGAATCATATCCAGTTCCAGATTACAATCCACAATATATAACGGCTGGTTATGATACAAGTATTGAGTTAAATGCACAAGCAGACGTATTTGTTACTTTTGTTTCTGAGGGTGCAGGGTATAGAAATGTATTAGGATTTTATACGTATGATATTAATAACCCTCCTACAACAAAACCAAGTGATGAAGATATCACCATAATTTTTCCTAATGTATCTGCATTAGGAAGTGGAGGAGGACTCCAAACTGGAGATAAAGTTAAAATTGGAAGTTTTCCTGCAAATACAGGAATTGGTTGGGTATTGATGGCGAATGCATGGAGTTCAACATATCAAACTGTTGGGTACGGACATTGGACGTTATTTTCTGAACCAAGTTTTAATCCAGAGAGTTCACCAAGTTTACAGTACCACAATGTTTTACTTTCTGATTCAGATAATGAAAGGATTATTTTAGGGTTTGAAGATATTAGAAGAGACTATAGTAGCTGTGATCAAGATTTTAATGATGCTATATTTTATGTAACTGCTTCTCCTTTTTCAGCATTAAAAACAACTAATGTAGCAGATGTTAGTTCGGCTAATAATGTTACATCTTCATATGATGGTGGGCTTGAGAGTAATGGGAAATTAGCTCAGTTGATTGCAAAAAGAAATCTTGACAGAAGTAAAAACAAAACGTTTAAAAATATTAAAGAATTTCAAAAGCCTTTTAATAAATTAAAGTTATTAAAAAAAGGATCAAAAACATTAGTAGATTATTTACCAACAACAGGTATGTATGGAAATGAAACTTCAAATGTATCTAGTCCAACAGACCTTATAGGGATAACAAATGCTAAAGAAGTGTTTTCGGTAGATTATTATAATGGTAGTGAAAGAGTTTCAGCTGTGTTAGCAACTAGAACAGAGGGTAAAGTGTATGATCATTCTAAGGCCATTTGTGATCGTTTAAATAATTCTGAAATAGAAGATGTAAGAACAGTAATTACCAGAGAACATAAAATTGTAAGTTCAAAAATAAAGAGAGCAAATGGTGTTATTGAATATACACTAAGCTTTTCAGTAAAAACTGGTGATGGTGATAATGAATTGCATAGTTATTGGAATATAGATAAATACCCAGAAGGAGATTATATGAATTTTCAAGTATGGGGGAGCACTTATTCTCAAGTGTTTTCGGTAGCAAATTATATTTTAGATTCTTTTATTGAAGATAAAACACTGACTAGCAATCCTGAAGAAACAACAATACCAACGGTGTTTGTAAAGTCTGGAAGCTATTCTAATGGAAAAATAACGATTGATATTATTAATAAAAGTAAGAGTAAAGAAATAGTTTTTGACGGTAATATATATCCAACTGAAACTTCTAATTCATTTAATATGAATACAGCAATAGAGTTGTCAGGAGAATGGAATGAAACTTTAACTATAGAAACAGGAGTGTTGTTCGATATTGGTTTTTCTTTAAGTGTGCCAGGAAATGATCAAATAGATGCATTGTATTTAGCTGATGGGCCATGGGGTTTAGATTATTTAAAAGAATACGCAAGTGTAACTAGATTTGAAGTAACAAATAATGATGTAACTGATGTAGAAGGAATTTATGAGGTGAATAGAGAGATAGAAGTGGAAGGGAAGGTAAAAGGGAATATGAATATTTTTAGACACCTTTTAGCTGGAGATCAAACATTAGATGTTGCTGAGTATGACTATTTATCTTTTACTGTTAATACAAATAAAGATATCGAGATAGTGTTAATGCCAGAAGGTTTGGAAGATTGGAGCTCTAGGTTACGTTATAAAATAAAAGGAAACTCTAAAGAAACAAAATATGAGATAAATTTTAATGATTTTGTAGATCAGAATGGCGTAAAAGGTGATGTGAAAGATGTTAAAACAATTGTTTTTTCTGTGATAGGAGATTATATTAATGAGGTTGAATATTCTGTAGGTATTAAAGACGTAGTTTTTAGAAGTGGAGTTGCTTTAGGTGTTCAAGATTTTGCAGATACAGCATCTAATGATAAGCTTTTAAATTACCCGAATCCATTTAAAAATACCACAATGATTAGGTTAAATAGAGAATCATCTTTTGCAAATATTAAGGTTTTTGATTTATTAGGTAGAGTGGTTTATTCAGAAAAAGTACAAACATCATTCAGTAATAGAAAGCAAGTAGTGTTTAACGAACCAGGATTTACTTCAGGAATATATAAATATATGGTAATTGATGATGAAGAAAATAAATATAATGGAACTTTTATAGTAGCTAAATAG